A window from Bos indicus isolate NIAB-ARS_2022 breed Sahiwal x Tharparkar chromosome 1, NIAB-ARS_B.indTharparkar_mat_pri_1.0, whole genome shotgun sequence encodes these proteins:
- the AHSG gene encoding alpha-2-HS-glycoprotein: MKSFVLLFCLAQLWGCHSIPLDPVAGYKEPACDDPDTEQAALAAVDYINKHLPRGYKHTLNQIDSVKVWPRRPTGEVYDIEIDTLETTCHVLDPTPLANCSVRQQTQHAVEGDCDIHVLKQDGQFSVLFTKCDSSPDSAEDVRKLCPDCPLLAPLNDSRVVHAVEVALATFNAESNGSYLQLVEISRAQFVPLPVSVSVEFAVAATDCIAKEVVDPTKCNLLAEKQYGFCKGSVIQKALGGEDVRVTCTLFQTQPVIPQPQPDGAEAEAPSAVPDAAGPTPSAAGPPVASVVVGPSVVAVPLPLHRAHYDLRHTFSGVASVESSSGEAFHVGKTPIVGQPSVPGGPVRLCPGRIRYFKI, translated from the exons ATGAAATCCTTCGTTCTGCTCTTTTGCCTGGCTCAGCTCTGGGGCTGCCACTCGATCCCGCTTGACCCGGTTGCAGGTTATAAGGAACCGGCCTGTGATGACCCAGACACAGAGCAAGCAGCCTTGGCTGCCGTGGACTACATCAACAAGCACCTTCCTCGGGGCTACAAGCACACCTTGAACCAGATTGACAGTGTGAAGGTGTGGCCGAGG CGGCCCACGGGAGAGGTGTATGACATTGAAATAGATACCCTGGAAACCACCTGCCACGTACTGGACCCCACGCCCCTGGCGAACTGCAGCGTGAGGCAACAGACGCAGCAC GCGGTGGAAGGAGACTGCGATATCCACGTGCTGAAACAAGATGGCCAGTTTTCCGTGCTGTTTACAAAATGTGATTCCAGTCCAG ATTCCGCCGAGGACGTGCGCAAGTTGTGCCCAGACTGCCCCCTGCTGGCGCCACTCAACGACAGCCGGGTGGTGCACGCAGTGGAGGTCGCGCTGGCTACCTTCAATGCCGAGAGCAACGGCTCCTACTTACAGCTGGTGGAAATTTCTCGGGCTCAATTTGTG CCTCTTccagtttctgtctctgtggagtTTGCAGTGGCTGCTACTGACTGTATTGCTAAAGAAGTCGTAGATCCAACCAAGTGCAACCTACTGGCAGAAAAG CAATATGGCTTCTGTAAGGGGTCAGTCATTCAGAAAGCTCTTGGTGGGGAGGACGTCAGAGTGACTTGCACGTTGTTCCAAACGCAG CCTGTGATTCCGCAGCCCCAGCCCGACGGCGCCGAAGCTGAGGCCCCAAGCGCTGTGCCGGACGCAGCTGGGCCTACGCCTTCTGCAGCTGGCCCGCCCGTGGCCTCCGTGGTGGTGGGGCCAAGCGTGGTAGCAGTTCCCCTGCCGCTGCACCGAGCACACTACGACTTGCGCCACACTTTCTCCGGGGTGGCCTCAGTGGAGTCATCCTCGGGAGAAGCGTTCCACGTGGGCAAAACACCCATAGTGGGGCAGCCTAGCGTTCCTGGAGGTCCAGTCCGCCTTTGCCCAGGGAGAATCAGATACTTCAAGATCTAG